From the genome of Eucalyptus grandis isolate ANBG69807.140 chromosome 2, ASM1654582v1, whole genome shotgun sequence, one region includes:
- the LOC104430551 gene encoding disease resistance protein RPV1-like isoform X1 → MMSSQASSGRLYEVFLSFRGLDTRYEFTDCLYRSLVEAGINVFRDNESLHVGMEIGGELLRAIENSKIYIPIFSKNYASSKWCLRELSHMVECTLKSNGNKEILPIFLNVEPADVKLQTNLYTQNLSKRQKTLCTEVESWERALIEVSKIKGWNWKKNEGQGDLIHSVIQTLCSKLKVAHENVTEHLVGVDDRVEAIIKMLDVGSDGVRFLGIHGMGGVGKTTLAKVVFNTLSSSFGQPCFLADVRESSKGNNGMLNLQKQLLSKLLGSHSIDHMYHVNDGIVLMNKGVLKNKNIIIVLDDVDEKDQLKCLAEKGDWFGSGSRIIITTRDRDVLMNEGEAIGNGPVKKSANVLTYDVQEMEFGHALKLFSRHAFRRDSPPDHRVSLSKKIVRILGKLPLALEITGSSLNGKSEELWEDMLKKLEEAPSRGVQRKLLITYERLDHAQRQVFLDIACFFVNRDKTYPFYLWSACGYHPHNAIEVLTNMSLIKIKDDNTFWMHDQVRDLGRDIVRQENCNNPCERSRVWNHEETLSILRQKEGSKKIEALSLGFRGFLPELMFLEHDVFAHLQNLRFFQGEMVSFVGDFNNLLYNLRWLSWQWWHSNFEAINFHTPNLVVLDLSRSNISEEWAGWNQIRASKLKVLDLSYCHSLRRTPDLSMWVSLERLVVKCCRELIEIDPSIGKLKLLTALNLEGCQYVQVLPEEIGCLQALREIVIPDTLHELPEAFGNLKSLLTFDFSYRQIRKLPHSIGGMVKLTVLRLCNCKEIKELPNSIGKLQSLNELDLSWTAIDHLPDSIGNLKQLKVLRMRNISGITKLPRAIGLLEKLEELDVHQCFNLTGKIPGEIVGLSCLKILDLSFTGISRLPTTVSCLSNLQILKLEPCPALKQLPELPQSLTCLRWAPNCGWESFGGLTRDELTRPPAPPIRVGIISQLEALAIALPTSISTLSHLETLTLSCKNVQCLPLLPSSLRKLHLRYLTITQSPDFSNLKNLSILSFYDCSMPEFAGIFDAELEVFHIDNCTFGKLDALIQLEMERLISLTMFWSEFLPKLLDLSHMKNLQDVILFDCKLLVEIRGLEELGSLCSLWVEDCSSLERMSDLSKLKKLTKLRVGNCPKLRSVEGLDHLESLKRLTIINAGEFGGDTSNLNLEYSCIR, encoded by the exons ATGATGAGCTCACAGGCATCGTCCGGACGTTTGTATGAGGTTTTCCTAAGTTTTCGAGGACTAGATACCCGTTATGAGTTCACAGATTGTCTTTACCGTAGCTTAGTTGAGGCTGGGATCAATGTCTTTAGGGACAATGAATCCCTCCATGTCGGTATGGAAATAGGTGGTGAACTTCTACGAGCAATTGAGAACTCTAAAATCTACATTCCCATATTCTCCAAGAATTATGCTTCGAGTAAGTGGTGCCTTCGAGAGCTCTCACACATGGTTGAGTGCACCTTGAAATCAAATGGGAACAAAGAGATTCTGCCAATTTTTTTGAACGTGGAACCTGCAGATGTCAAGCTCCAAACAAACTTGTATACACAAAATCTTTCAAAGCGCCAAAAGACGTTATGCACTGAAGTGGAGTCATGGGAAAGGGCTCTCATTGAGGTGAGCAAGATAAAGGGATGGAACTGGAAGAAAAATGAGGG GCAAGGAGATCTGATACATTCTGTAATTCAAACGCTTTGCTCTAAGCTGAAGGTTGCACATGAAAATGTGACTGAACATCTAGTTGGAGTTGATGATCGTGTGGAAGCTATAATCAAGATGTTGGATGTGGGATCTGATGGTGTACGATTTCTTGGAATCCATGGCATGGGCGGTGTTGGCAAAACAACCCTTGCTAAGGTCGTCTTCAACACGCTATCTTCTAGCTTTGGCCAACCCTGTTTCCTTGCAGACGTTCGAGAATCATCTAAAGGCAAtaatggtatgctaaatttgCAAAAACAATTGTTATCCAAGCTCCTCGGTTCTCATTCTATAGATCACATGTATCATGTGAATGATGGGATCGTATTGATGAACAAAGGagtacttaaaaataaaaacattatcattgttcttgatgatgtggatgagaAAGATCAATTGAAATGTCTAGCAGAGAAAGGAGATTGGTTCGGTTCTGGTAGTAGGATTATCATAACTACTAGGGACCGAGATGTCCTAATGAATGAGGGAGAAGCAATTGGTAATGGCCCTGTAAAAAAGTCTGCAAACGTTTTGACTTATGATGTGCAGGAGATGGAATTTGGTCATGCTCTTAAGCTTTTCAGTAGGCATGCCTTTAGAAGAGACTCTCCACCAGATCATCGTGTCTccctttccaaaaaaattgtccgaattttgggaaagcttcctttagctcttgagaTTACAGGTTCATCTCTTAACGGTAAATCTGAAGAATTATGGGAAGACATGTTGAAGAAGCTAGAAGAAGCTCCTTCCAGGGGAGTCCAAAGAAAATTGCtgataacttatgaaaggttAGATCATGCACAAAGGCAAGTATTTCTCGATATAGCTTGCTTTTTTGTTAATCGGGACAAAACTTACCCTTTCTACTTGTGGAGTGCTTGTGGATACCACCCACACAATGCCATTGAAGTTCTCACTAATATgtccttgataaaaatcaaagatgaCAATACTTTctggatgcatgaccaagtaCGGGATCTTGGAAGGGACATTGTCCGTCAAGAGAATTGCAACAATCCTTGCGAGCGTAGTAGAGTGTGGAATCATGAGGAAACGCTAAGCATTTTGAGACAGAAAGAG GGAAGTAAGAAAATAGAAGCATTGTCACTAGGATTTCGTGGATTCCTTCCTGAACTCATGTTTCTAGAGCATGATGTATTTGCTCATTTACAAAACTTGAGGTTCTTTCAAGGGGAGATGGTGTCTTTTGTTGGAGACTTCAATAATCTTCTCTATAAtttaagatggctttcttggcaatGGTGGCATTCCAATTTTGAGGCAATAAACTTTCATACACCTAATTTAGTTGTTCTTGACCTTTCACGGAGCAATATTTCGGAGGAATGGGCTGGTTGGAACCAAATCAGA GCTAGTAAACTAAAAGTACTGGATCTTAGCTATTGCCACTCATTAAGGAGAACACCTGATTTATCTATGTGGGTGTCCTTGGAGAGATTGGTTGTTAAATGCTGTCGcgaattaattgaaattgacccATCTATTGGTAAATTAAAGCTCCTAACTGCTTTGAACTTGGAGGGATGTCAGTATGTTCAAGTGTTGCCCGAAGAAATAGGATGTTTACAAGCTTTGAGAGAGATTGTCATACCTGATACGCTACATGAACTTCCGGAGGCATTCGGTAATTTGAAGTCATTGTTGACCTTTGATTTCTCATATAGGCAGATTAGGAAGCTGCCACACTCGATTGGAGGGATGGTGAAACTTACGGTGTTGAGATTATGTAATTGTAAAGAGATAAAGGAACTTCCAAACTCGATTGGGAAATTACAATCACTAAATGAGTTGGATTTGTCATGGACAGCTATTGACCACCTACCTGATTCAATTGGCAATCTAAAGCAACTAAAAGTACTTAGGATGAGGAACATAAGTGGGATAACAAAATTACCAAGAGCAATCGGGCTGttggagaagcttgaagagttAGACGTTCATCAATGTTTCAACTTGACCGGCAAAATCCCTGGAGAAATTGTTGGACTGTCCTGTTTGAAGATCCTAGACTTGTCATTCACAGGTATATCCAGATTGCCCACCACGGTGAGTTGCCTTTCTAATCTCCAAATACTTAAGCTAGAGCCATGTCCTGCGCTTAAACAGTTGCCGGAGCTTCCCCAAAGCTTGACTTGCCTGAGATGGGCCCCCAATTGTGGATGGGAATCCTTCGGAGGCTTGACGCGAGATGAGCTGACAAGACCTCCTGCTCCTCCCATTAGAGTTGGTATAATATCTCAGCTGGAAGCACTTGCCATTGCTCTTCCCACTAGCATCAGTACCCTATCTCACCTGGAAACACTAACATTGTCCTGCAAAAATGTGCAATGCCTTCCCCTGCTTCCCTCTAGTTTAAGAAAGTTACACCTTCGGTATCTGACGATCACACAATCCCCtgatttttccaatttgaaaAACTTGTCAATCTTGTCATTCTATGATTGTTCAATGCCAGAATTTGCTGGTATATTTGATGCGGAGCTAGAGGTCTTCCATATTGACAACTGCACATTCGGAAAATTGGACGCATTGATTCAGTTGGAAATGGAAAGATTGATATCTTTAACCATGTTTTGGTCTGAGTTCCTCCCAAAATTACTTGATTTGTCGCACATGAAAAATCTGCAAGACGTAATTCTGTTCGATTGCAAATTGTTAGTTGAGATTCGTGGCCTTGAAGAGCTGGGATCCCTTTGCTCCCTATGGGTTGAAGATTGCAGTTCCCTGGAGAGGATGTCAGACCTATCGAAATTGAAAAAGCTAACGAAGCTTAGAGTAGGAAACTGTCCAAAGTTAAGAAGCGTGGAAGGTCTTGATCACTTGGAATCTTTAAAGAGGTTGACTATTATCAATGCTGGAGAGTTTGGGGGTgacacctcaaatttgaatttagaatatTCATGTATTAGGTGA
- the LOC104430551 gene encoding disease resistance protein RPV1-like isoform X2, producing the protein MLDVGSDGVRFLGIHGMGGVGKTTLAKVVFNTLSSSFGQPCFLADVRESSKGNNGMLNLQKQLLSKLLGSHSIDHMYHVNDGIVLMNKGVLKNKNIIIVLDDVDEKDQLKCLAEKGDWFGSGSRIIITTRDRDVLMNEGEAIGNGPVKKSANVLTYDVQEMEFGHALKLFSRHAFRRDSPPDHRVSLSKKIVRILGKLPLALEITGSSLNGKSEELWEDMLKKLEEAPSRGVQRKLLITYERLDHAQRQVFLDIACFFVNRDKTYPFYLWSACGYHPHNAIEVLTNMSLIKIKDDNTFWMHDQVRDLGRDIVRQENCNNPCERSRVWNHEETLSILRQKEGSKKIEALSLGFRGFLPELMFLEHDVFAHLQNLRFFQGEMVSFVGDFNNLLYNLRWLSWQWWHSNFEAINFHTPNLVVLDLSRSNISEEWAGWNQIRASKLKVLDLSYCHSLRRTPDLSMWVSLERLVVKCCRELIEIDPSIGKLKLLTALNLEGCQYVQVLPEEIGCLQALREIVIPDTLHELPEAFGNLKSLLTFDFSYRQIRKLPHSIGGMVKLTVLRLCNCKEIKELPNSIGKLQSLNELDLSWTAIDHLPDSIGNLKQLKVLRMRNISGITKLPRAIGLLEKLEELDVHQCFNLTGKIPGEIVGLSCLKILDLSFTGISRLPTTVSCLSNLQILKLEPCPALKQLPELPQSLTCLRWAPNCGWESFGGLTRDELTRPPAPPIRVGIISQLEALAIALPTSISTLSHLETLTLSCKNVQCLPLLPSSLRKLHLRYLTITQSPDFSNLKNLSILSFYDCSMPEFAGIFDAELEVFHIDNCTFGKLDALIQLEMERLISLTMFWSEFLPKLLDLSHMKNLQDVILFDCKLLVEIRGLEELGSLCSLWVEDCSSLERMSDLSKLKKLTKLRVGNCPKLRSVEGLDHLESLKRLTIINAGEFGGDTSNLNLEYSCIR; encoded by the exons ATGTTGGATGTGGGATCTGATGGTGTACGATTTCTTGGAATCCATGGCATGGGCGGTGTTGGCAAAACAACCCTTGCTAAGGTCGTCTTCAACACGCTATCTTCTAGCTTTGGCCAACCCTGTTTCCTTGCAGACGTTCGAGAATCATCTAAAGGCAAtaatggtatgctaaatttgCAAAAACAATTGTTATCCAAGCTCCTCGGTTCTCATTCTATAGATCACATGTATCATGTGAATGATGGGATCGTATTGATGAACAAAGGagtacttaaaaataaaaacattatcattgttcttgatgatgtggatgagaAAGATCAATTGAAATGTCTAGCAGAGAAAGGAGATTGGTTCGGTTCTGGTAGTAGGATTATCATAACTACTAGGGACCGAGATGTCCTAATGAATGAGGGAGAAGCAATTGGTAATGGCCCTGTAAAAAAGTCTGCAAACGTTTTGACTTATGATGTGCAGGAGATGGAATTTGGTCATGCTCTTAAGCTTTTCAGTAGGCATGCCTTTAGAAGAGACTCTCCACCAGATCATCGTGTCTccctttccaaaaaaattgtccgaattttgggaaagcttcctttagctcttgagaTTACAGGTTCATCTCTTAACGGTAAATCTGAAGAATTATGGGAAGACATGTTGAAGAAGCTAGAAGAAGCTCCTTCCAGGGGAGTCCAAAGAAAATTGCtgataacttatgaaaggttAGATCATGCACAAAGGCAAGTATTTCTCGATATAGCTTGCTTTTTTGTTAATCGGGACAAAACTTACCCTTTCTACTTGTGGAGTGCTTGTGGATACCACCCACACAATGCCATTGAAGTTCTCACTAATATgtccttgataaaaatcaaagatgaCAATACTTTctggatgcatgaccaagtaCGGGATCTTGGAAGGGACATTGTCCGTCAAGAGAATTGCAACAATCCTTGCGAGCGTAGTAGAGTGTGGAATCATGAGGAAACGCTAAGCATTTTGAGACAGAAAGAG GGAAGTAAGAAAATAGAAGCATTGTCACTAGGATTTCGTGGATTCCTTCCTGAACTCATGTTTCTAGAGCATGATGTATTTGCTCATTTACAAAACTTGAGGTTCTTTCAAGGGGAGATGGTGTCTTTTGTTGGAGACTTCAATAATCTTCTCTATAAtttaagatggctttcttggcaatGGTGGCATTCCAATTTTGAGGCAATAAACTTTCATACACCTAATTTAGTTGTTCTTGACCTTTCACGGAGCAATATTTCGGAGGAATGGGCTGGTTGGAACCAAATCAGA GCTAGTAAACTAAAAGTACTGGATCTTAGCTATTGCCACTCATTAAGGAGAACACCTGATTTATCTATGTGGGTGTCCTTGGAGAGATTGGTTGTTAAATGCTGTCGcgaattaattgaaattgacccATCTATTGGTAAATTAAAGCTCCTAACTGCTTTGAACTTGGAGGGATGTCAGTATGTTCAAGTGTTGCCCGAAGAAATAGGATGTTTACAAGCTTTGAGAGAGATTGTCATACCTGATACGCTACATGAACTTCCGGAGGCATTCGGTAATTTGAAGTCATTGTTGACCTTTGATTTCTCATATAGGCAGATTAGGAAGCTGCCACACTCGATTGGAGGGATGGTGAAACTTACGGTGTTGAGATTATGTAATTGTAAAGAGATAAAGGAACTTCCAAACTCGATTGGGAAATTACAATCACTAAATGAGTTGGATTTGTCATGGACAGCTATTGACCACCTACCTGATTCAATTGGCAATCTAAAGCAACTAAAAGTACTTAGGATGAGGAACATAAGTGGGATAACAAAATTACCAAGAGCAATCGGGCTGttggagaagcttgaagagttAGACGTTCATCAATGTTTCAACTTGACCGGCAAAATCCCTGGAGAAATTGTTGGACTGTCCTGTTTGAAGATCCTAGACTTGTCATTCACAGGTATATCCAGATTGCCCACCACGGTGAGTTGCCTTTCTAATCTCCAAATACTTAAGCTAGAGCCATGTCCTGCGCTTAAACAGTTGCCGGAGCTTCCCCAAAGCTTGACTTGCCTGAGATGGGCCCCCAATTGTGGATGGGAATCCTTCGGAGGCTTGACGCGAGATGAGCTGACAAGACCTCCTGCTCCTCCCATTAGAGTTGGTATAATATCTCAGCTGGAAGCACTTGCCATTGCTCTTCCCACTAGCATCAGTACCCTATCTCACCTGGAAACACTAACATTGTCCTGCAAAAATGTGCAATGCCTTCCCCTGCTTCCCTCTAGTTTAAGAAAGTTACACCTTCGGTATCTGACGATCACACAATCCCCtgatttttccaatttgaaaAACTTGTCAATCTTGTCATTCTATGATTGTTCAATGCCAGAATTTGCTGGTATATTTGATGCGGAGCTAGAGGTCTTCCATATTGACAACTGCACATTCGGAAAATTGGACGCATTGATTCAGTTGGAAATGGAAAGATTGATATCTTTAACCATGTTTTGGTCTGAGTTCCTCCCAAAATTACTTGATTTGTCGCACATGAAAAATCTGCAAGACGTAATTCTGTTCGATTGCAAATTGTTAGTTGAGATTCGTGGCCTTGAAGAGCTGGGATCCCTTTGCTCCCTATGGGTTGAAGATTGCAGTTCCCTGGAGAGGATGTCAGACCTATCGAAATTGAAAAAGCTAACGAAGCTTAGAGTAGGAAACTGTCCAAAGTTAAGAAGCGTGGAAGGTCTTGATCACTTGGAATCTTTAAAGAGGTTGACTATTATCAATGCTGGAGAGTTTGGGGGTgacacctcaaatttgaatttagaatatTCATGTATTAGGTGA